The Aliiroseovarius pelagivivens genome contains a region encoding:
- a CDS encoding SDR family NAD(P)-dependent oxidoreductase encodes MTLPKTPSFRLDGKRALVAGASSGIGLACATALGEAGAEVTLAARRADVLAGLVDEMKAAGMTARALPLDVADVAGTREAIADNGPFDILVNSAGLARHSPASETTADDFDAVSNLNIKGAYFLTQAVAKGLLAAGKPGSLINISSQMAHVGGLDRAVYCATKHAVEGFTKSMAIEWGKAGIRVNTICPTFILTDLTRSTFEQPDKRAWIEDKIKLGRVGEVEDIMGAVAYLASDASSLVTGTALMIDGGWTAE; translated from the coding sequence ATGACCCTGCCTAAGACCCCATCCTTCCGCCTTGATGGCAAACGCGCGCTGGTGGCTGGTGCCAGTTCTGGCATCGGTCTGGCCTGTGCCACAGCTTTGGGCGAGGCTGGGGCCGAGGTCACTTTGGCCGCACGCCGGGCCGATGTACTGGCCGGTTTGGTCGATGAAATGAAGGCAGCAGGAATGACGGCACGCGCGCTCCCTCTGGACGTTGCCGATGTGGCGGGCACGCGGGAAGCGATCGCCGACAATGGCCCGTTTGATATCCTCGTGAACTCTGCGGGACTAGCGCGCCACAGCCCGGCCAGTGAAACGACCGCGGACGATTTCGACGCGGTTTCGAACCTCAACATCAAAGGTGCATATTTTCTGACGCAGGCTGTCGCCAAAGGGCTTCTGGCCGCGGGCAAGCCCGGCAGCCTTATCAACATATCTTCGCAGATGGCCCATGTCGGCGGGCTTGATCGCGCGGTTTATTGCGCCACCAAACATGCTGTTGAGGGGTTCACGAAATCCATGGCAATCGAGTGGGGAAAGGCGGGCATTCGCGTCAACACGATCTGCCCCACCTTTATCCTGACGGACCTGACCCGCTCGACATTCGAACAGCCCGACAAACGCGCGTGGATCGAAGACAAGATCAAGCTGGGCCGTGTGGGCGAGGTCGAGGACATCATGGGGGCCGTGGCCTATCTGGCCTCGGACGCATCGTCTTTGGTGACAGGTACGGCGTTGATGATTGATGGCGGGTGGACAGCAGAATGA
- a CDS encoding ester cyclase: protein MSLPAHLKSLIAPLRAAMAEFSEVGVRAALNSVLADDATVRLSHPLGEMSGAEFYDRAYAPLLEAMPDLERRDLIVVAGNDGDGGGWVGCMGHYMGTFAAPFLDIPPTGHLAHMRYHEFYRIEGDRVVEMQAIWDLPELMMQAGAWPMVPSLGREFCVPAPMTQDGLSEHDPNVSQASHDLVIDMLTHLSRHPSEGGPEIMQAERFWHPRMNWYGPAGIGTARGIAGFRNWHQIPFLKALPDRKGGTTGTLNSHFFADGNFVAVTGWPNMQMSVTGDGWLGIAPADQKITMKSLDFWRVEGDRIRENWVLVDLLDVYAQLGVDVFARLREFNKARVPGRIPFPIGAAR, encoded by the coding sequence TCTCCGAGGTTGGGGTGCGCGCGGCGTTGAATAGTGTTCTGGCCGACGATGCAACGGTGCGGCTCTCGCATCCCTTGGGCGAGATGTCCGGCGCAGAGTTTTACGACCGCGCCTATGCACCGCTGCTTGAGGCGATGCCAGACCTCGAGCGACGCGACCTGATCGTCGTTGCCGGGAATGATGGGGATGGTGGCGGCTGGGTCGGCTGTATGGGGCACTATATGGGCACATTCGCAGCTCCGTTTCTCGATATCCCGCCAACTGGTCACCTGGCACATATGCGGTATCATGAGTTTTACCGCATCGAAGGGGATCGCGTCGTCGAGATGCAGGCAATCTGGGACTTGCCGGAGCTGATGATGCAAGCCGGGGCTTGGCCGATGGTGCCAAGCCTAGGGCGCGAGTTTTGTGTGCCAGCGCCGATGACGCAAGATGGACTGTCAGAGCACGACCCCAATGTCAGTCAGGCGAGTCATGATCTGGTGATCGACATGCTAACCCACCTGTCGCGCCATCCGTCTGAAGGCGGGCCAGAGATTATGCAGGCGGAGCGCTTCTGGCATCCACGCATGAACTGGTACGGTCCTGCGGGCATCGGCACCGCGCGTGGCATTGCAGGCTTTCGCAACTGGCACCAGATCCCGTTTTTGAAAGCACTACCTGATCGCAAGGGTGGCACGACCGGCACCCTGAATTCGCACTTCTTTGCCGATGGAAATTTCGTCGCCGTGACCGGCTGGCCCAACATGCAAATGTCTGTGACCGGAGACGGTTGGCTGGGCATCGCACCTGCGGACCAGAAGATCACAATGAAAAGCCTCGACTTCTGGCGCGTCGAAGGGGACCGCATCCGTGAAAACTGGGTTCTGGTCGATCTGCTGGACGTCTATGCCCAGCTGGGCGTAGATGTGTTTGCCCGACTGCGAGAGTTCAACAAAGCACGCGTTCCGGGCCGTATTCCATTCCCGATAGGAGCCGCCAGATGA